AAATCCTAGTCTCCTCTGCGTTGTCTACTGTTTAATGGATTATGACAAGTACTGGAGTCTAATGTGTAATTCAAATTGTTTATGGGTACGTGGACAACAGACTTAAAGCCTAGGGGTCATTGTTAAATTTATCATAGCTTACTAATTTCGTCCATCATTTATATGAATTTAGTATCCACAACTagtttcttcattttatttagggaaaatcgtccaaaacgtcccttacattttgtaaaataacttttttcgtccctcacttttaaaattgtaattttatatcccttacatattcacatcggacaaatttagtccctaactaggttttcgatcattttttggccggaatccatcatgtgcaaggcacatgatcattttttaagggtaaatttgtcaaattatattttacataatctcatctatagtcctccacattttataaaataaattttttcgtccctcatattttataaaatgatttttttcatccctcacattacacaaaatgaatttctccatccctcacatttcaaaataatgaatttttcatttctcactaattatgtgtgtgaatacatttttttaaacacacacacacacatatatatatatatctatttgattttatttaataataatagtataaacacatgtatgtaattgggcccaacttgtgggctatcttctctttttgtatgattataactaatatttaccaatagaaccttaatttgcatattcttattgtattttgaccgAAAATAGCTTTATTTGTATACAGGGCACAGCAGCTGTGCAAAATGATGAATTAATCAGCACACCTCTGCTTCCAAAGATGTCCTAGAATCTCCCTTAATGGAACACAAGTCTTGAAACAAAGTAGCCCATTTGACTGCTTTTCGCAGCCTACCAATCAGATAGCCACGCTGACGTGCATTTGGACCATCTGGCAGCGTTTTCTTTTCCATAGCATGGCTCCAAGCTCTTTCTGCTGTATAAAGAACCACATGAAGATACCTACAGTGTCCCCAACCACCACGCAGAATCAGGATAGATTAACGACCATTAAGAAATTATTAATGAGAGACAAAACAGCATATTTGTTCTTCAAATAGCAAAAGCGAAATTAAAACATTTACCAACTGTAATGTCAATCAAATTCAACCATTGGTCTTGGCAATCTATTACCTCACTTCAGTGACCATAGAAGCTGTAATCGCCCTTTTACTATATTTACCACGGCCATGCGTGAATTTCAACGACTTGTACAATC
Above is a genomic segment from Coffea eugenioides isolate CCC68of unplaced genomic scaffold, Ceug_1.0 ScVebR1_1641;HRSCAF=2526, whole genome shotgun sequence containing:
- the LOC113755668 gene encoding signal recognition particle subunit SRP68-like, translated to MAKENNSSAMDVDNQNSESVDQINSPRFSINVLQLLKSAQMQHGLRFGDYARYRRYCTARLRRLYKSLKFTHGRGKYSKRAITASMVTEVRYLHVVLYTAERAWSHAMEKKTLPDGPNARQRGYLIGRLRKAVKWATLFQDLCSIKGDSRTSLEAEVC